The bacterium genome has a segment encoding these proteins:
- the queC gene encoding 7-cyano-7-deazaguanine synthase QueC, whose product MENKKAVILTSGGLDSSTILYLAKSKGYICFPLSFDYGQRHKKELICARKIAESLGLSLVVIKIRLPWLSSSLTDKKKPIPSPEIEKIGEKIPSTYVSARNLIFLSIAISYAEEIKGDSIFIGANARDFSGYPDCRDDFLESFFKTASLGTKAGVSKKPISIERPLINKTKEEIDVLAKKH is encoded by the coding sequence TTGGAAAATAAAAAAGCTGTTATTCTTACCTCAGGTGGTCTTGATTCTTCAACAATTCTTTATCTTGCAAAAAGCAAGGGCTATATTTGTTTTCCCTTGTCTTTTGATTATGGACAGAGGCATAAAAAAGAGCTTATTTGTGCAAGAAAAATAGCAGAATCTTTAGGGTTAAGCCTTGTGGTTATAAAAATAAGGCTTCCCTGGCTTTCCTCTTCTTTAACCGACAAAAAAAAGCCAATTCCAAGCCCAGAAATAGAGAAAATAGGAGAAAAGATTCCCTCAACCTATGTTAGTGCAAGAAACCTCATATTTTTAAGCATAGCAATATCATATGCCGAGGAAATTAAAGGAGATTCTATCTTTATTGGTGCGAATGCAAGGGATTTTTCTGGGTATCCCGATTGCAGGGATGATTTTTTAGAAAGCTTCTTTAAAACAGCATCATTAGGAACAAAGGCTGGTGTCTCTAAAAAACCCATTTCTATTGAAAGACCATTGATAAACAAGACAAAAGAAGAAATTGATGTGCTTGCAAAAAAGCAT